A section of the Amycolatopsis sp. AA4 genome encodes:
- a CDS encoding SDR family oxidoreductase produces the protein MTTYFVTGATGFLGKRLVARLLARRDTTAVHVLVRNTSRDRLAALARDWPNADRLVPAVGDLTEPLLGLDPAGYDGADHVVHLGAIYDFTADDAANRAANVEGTRNLLAFAAAAGAGLLHHVSSIAVAGDHAGRFTEADFDLGQSFSSPYHATKFEAEKLVREQSDVPFRVYRPSAVVGDSRTGEMDKIDGPYYFLPAISRLAALPRQLPLVAPDFGATNLVPVDYVVSAMEYLMHREAPSGSTYHLASPRPQKLHEVYNAFARVAGAPRVRRTVPSGPLRNTASRLATAVDRLPTGRATRSAVLTELGIPLEVLPHLNMEVEFDTARTTSELYGSGVHLPELRDYAEPLYRYWRAHLDPDHARRPGIEGRVVLITGASSGIGRASALAVARRGAKVLLVARRAEELEDVRSEITAAGGEAATYPCDLTDGDAVDSLVKAVLADHGAVDVLVNNAGRSIRRSVQLSTERFHDYERTMAINYFGPVRLILGLLPSMTERRFGHIVNVTTQGLQTDTPRFSAYLASKAALEEFSQTAGRETLSDGVTFSSVRMPLVRTDMIAPTGSYRGLPASSPERAAALVVKAIERRPQILSLPEGRAAELATLAAPDLARFAAHLVYRVMPESAPEARKLPRQPAPASVAATLTRLVWRRKA, from the coding sequence ATGACCACCTACTTCGTCACGGGCGCGACGGGCTTCCTCGGGAAGCGCCTGGTCGCCCGGTTGCTCGCCCGGCGGGACACGACCGCCGTCCACGTGCTCGTCCGCAACACCTCGCGCGACCGCCTGGCCGCGCTCGCGCGGGACTGGCCGAACGCCGACCGCCTGGTCCCCGCCGTCGGCGACCTCACCGAACCGCTGCTCGGCCTCGACCCGGCCGGCTACGACGGGGCAGACCACGTCGTCCACCTCGGCGCGATCTACGACTTCACCGCAGACGACGCGGCGAACCGGGCCGCGAACGTCGAGGGCACCCGGAACCTGCTCGCCTTCGCCGCGGCCGCCGGAGCGGGACTGCTGCACCACGTTTCGTCCATCGCCGTCGCGGGCGATCACGCCGGCCGTTTCACCGAGGCGGACTTCGACCTCGGCCAGTCCTTCAGTTCCCCGTACCACGCCACGAAGTTCGAGGCCGAGAAGCTGGTCCGCGAACAGTCCGACGTGCCGTTCCGCGTCTACCGGCCCTCGGCGGTCGTCGGCGATTCGCGCACCGGCGAGATGGACAAGATCGACGGCCCGTACTACTTCCTGCCCGCCATCTCGCGCCTCGCCGCGCTGCCGAGGCAGCTGCCGCTCGTAGCGCCCGACTTCGGCGCGACCAACCTCGTCCCGGTCGACTACGTCGTTTCCGCGATGGAATACCTCATGCACCGCGAAGCGCCTTCGGGCAGTACGTACCACCTCGCTTCGCCGCGACCGCAGAAGCTGCACGAGGTCTACAACGCCTTCGCCCGCGTCGCCGGAGCGCCACGCGTACGCAGGACGGTGCCGTCAGGCCCGCTTCGTAACACCGCGTCCCGCCTCGCGACCGCTGTGGACCGTCTGCCGACTGGACGTGCGACGCGATCCGCAGTGTTGACCGAGCTGGGCATTCCGCTCGAAGTGCTCCCCCACCTGAACATGGAGGTGGAGTTCGACACCGCGCGCACCACTTCGGAGCTGTACGGCAGCGGCGTCCACCTTCCCGAGCTTCGCGACTACGCCGAACCGCTTTACCGCTACTGGCGCGCGCATCTCGACCCGGACCACGCTCGACGTCCAGGGATCGAAGGACGCGTTGTCCTCATTACCGGTGCGTCGTCCGGCATTGGCCGCGCGAGCGCGCTGGCTGTCGCGCGTCGCGGCGCGAAGGTGCTTCTCGTCGCGCGCCGTGCCGAAGAACTCGAAGACGTGCGTAGCGAAATCACCGCAGCGGGCGGCGAAGCAGCGACGTACCCGTGCGACCTCACTGACGGCGACGCGGTCGACAGTCTCGTGAAGGCCGTCCTCGCCGACCATGGTGCGGTGGACGTGTTGGTGAACAACGCCGGACGCTCCATCCGACGCTCGGTGCAGCTGTCGACAGAACGCTTCCACGACTACGAACGCACCATGGCCATCAACTACTTCGGTCCCGTGCGGTTGATCCTCGGACTGCTGCCGTCGATGACCGAACGCCGGTTCGGCCACATCGTCAACGTCACCACGCAAGGCCTCCAGACCGACACCCCGCGGTTTTCCGCTTACCTGGCTTCGAAAGCCGCGCTCGAGGAGTTCAGCCAGACCGCCGGGCGCGAGACGCTGTCCGACGGCGTCACGTTCTCCTCGGTCCGGATGCCGTTGGTGCGCACCGACATGATCGCGCCGACCGGGTCGTACCGCGGACTGCCCGCGAGTTCGCCGGAACGCGCCGCGGCGCTGGTGGTGAAGGCGATCGAGCGGCGGCCGCAGATCCTGAGCCTGCCCGAGGGCCGGGCCGCGGAACTGGCCACGCTGGCCGCGCCGGACCTCGCCCGCTTCGCCGCGCACCTCGTGTACCGGGTGATGCCGGAATCCGCGCCGGAAGCCAGGAAGCTGCCCCGGCAGCCCGCCCCGGCGAGTGTCGCGGCGACGCTGACGCGGCTGGTGTGGCGGCGGAAGGCTTGA